The genomic stretch GAGGAGGCCAAAGGCAAAGGGGTCTTGGTGGTCTTTAATGATGAAATCCACACGGCCAAAAATGTGACCAAAACCCATACCAGCAACATTAGTACGTTTCAATCCCCCCAATATGGTCCCATTGGCATCACAACCAAACATGGCATTTATTTTCATCACAAGCCGATCCGCAGAGATCGTTATGACGTCAACAAACTGTCCAAAAAGGTGATATTGCTGAAAGCTGTAGCCGGAATGGAAGCGGATTGGGTGGAACAAATCGCCCGCTCTGGTGTTGACGGTCTGGTCTTTGAAGCTTTCGGGCAAGGTAATTTGCCTGTAACCGTTCTCCCAGCTGTGGAAAAGCTGATTCAGCAGGGAATTCCCATTGTCATGGTTTCCCGTTGCTTTAACGGAATTGTTGAAGGGTTATACGGCTATAAAGGAGGAGGCAAACAATTAAAAGAGATGGGCGTGATTTTTTCCAACGGATTAAACGGTCCCAAAGCCCGTCTTAAATTAATGGTAGCCTTGGAGCTGACCACTGACCGGGAGGAACTGCAAGAGATCTTTCTCCGCTAAGAAATAATGCTCCTTCCTTCCTATTCCTTTACCAGCAAATGGGTTTGTCAGGAAAACAAGCAAAAAGGGCTGTCCCAAACTAGCTTAAGTTGGAACAGCCCTATGTGTACTCTTTTTCGTTCAGCTACACCCAGCCTCTGAAGCGGGATGCTTCAGCCATCTTGCGTACTCCGACCATATAGGCAGCCAGACGCATGTCAACCTTGCGAGTCCTAGCCGTCTGATACACATTCTCAAATGCTTTGACCATCTTCTCTTCCAAACGCTTCTCCACTTCTTCTTCAGACCAATAATAGCCCTGATTGTTTTGCACCCATTCGAAATAGGAGACCGTTACGCCTCCGGCACTGGCCAATACATCCGGCACAATCAAAATGCCCCTTTCAGTTAAAATCTTGGTGGCTTCCAGGGTGGTCGGGCCGTTAGCTGCCTCCACCACAATTTTGGCTTTGATGTTGTGGGCATTTTTAGCCGTGATTTGGTTCTCAATGGCTGCTGGAACGAGAATGTCGCAGTCCAGTTCAAGCAGCTCTTGGTTTGTAATCGTATCTTTAAATAAGTTAGTCACCGTGCCAAACGAGTCCCTGCGATCCAATAAATAATCAATATCCAGGCCTTCGGGATTATATAAAGCACCATGGGCATCTGAAATGCCGATCACTTTGGCCCCGGCGTCATGCATAAACTTAGCTAGATATCCCCCAGCATTGCCAAAACCTTGAATCACTACTCTGGAATCTTCAAGGCGGATGCCTTTTTTCTTAGCAGCCTCCCGAATACAGATGGTGACCCCTTTAGCAGTAGCTGACTCTCTGCCGTGAGAGCCGCCAAGTACAAGGGGCTTCCCAGTGATAAAGCCTGGAGAGTCAAATTCCTTGATCCGGGAGTATTCATCCATCATCCAAGCCATAATTTGGGAATTCGTAAATACATCTGGAGCCGGGATATCTTTTGTCGGGCCTACGATTTGGCTGATGGCCCGCACATAGCCTCTGCTTAAGCGTTCCAGTTCACGGAAAGACATTTTACGGGGATCACAAACAATTCCGCCCTTTCCGCCTCCATAGGGCAAATCAACAATGCCTGCTTTCAAACTCATCCAGATAGAAAGCGCTTTCACCTCATCCTCAGTAACATCAGGATGGAAGCGGATGCCCCCTTTGGTCGGTCCTACAGCATCGTTGTGCTGAGCCCGGTATCCGGTAAACACTTTCACAGAGCCGTCATCCATCCTCACCGGAATGCGGACGGTGAGCATGCGGATGGGCTCTTTGAGCAGCTCATATACTTGCTCGGGATAACCCAGCTTATCCAAGGCTTCCTTAATGACCATTTGTGTTGATTGTAACAGATTCATACTTTCCTGTGCGTTTTTGGATTCTTCAGCTTTATCTCCCATTTTGTACTCCCACCTCATCGTCATGGTCAATATTCACCAAATAGTATACACCTTCCGCAGATACCTTTAAAGATTTTTTAACAAAAAAAGCCGGACATTTTCCCAGCCCATGTGAAACCCCCTTTCACGGCTGTGAGAAGGGGGAATTGCTTCAGGGTTTAAAATAACGGCATATCGTTTCAACGGCCCGCTCTTTTATGATGACCGTACCATATTCGTTTAAAACGTATTTACTTTGAGTGGATGGCTCACCAAATTCAGATAACAAGGCAATGAACAGTTCATAAACTTCATCCTCAACGACCAAATCTTCAAACAGTAAATAATAACGGTCATTATATTTGTACAGCGTTCCATCTCCTTCAAGGAATGGCGCCAATTTATGAGCCACTTGTATGCAATCATCCAATTCGTTGAAGACAAACAAAATATCGTCACTTTCATCTAACGTGACTTCGAGTTCATAATAATCTTGCATATCTTCATGTTCTTCGTCTCGAACCGCATCCACCGCACCGCGTCCGCGGGTGACAATAACCACCATTCCCTGTGCAGGTAAGGAATAAACCTCAACAGCTACGGGTCCGTTCACTTCAAAGTCCAGTTCCTGGTATGCCTGATTCATCATATCATGAAACAGCTCATGAATCTTGGGGATATCTTGCCAAATATCTTCCTTGTTAATTCCTCGCTCCATGAGATCATCAAAAGTGAGGAATATGCGTATCTTATCCTGGTTGAGGCGCTCTAATTTCATAGCTGAACCCCCTTACCTTCCCTTTATATACTATATGAACCACTATTGCTTTATGTTCATTGCTGATCGCTTCCTTTGTCAATTAGGCTGAACCATCTGTCTTTATTTATACTTTATCACAACCTGCCCAAATAGGGAACAGGATATGACTTCCGCTGTTGTTGGAAAATCAGTCTTTGAGCACGATAACTTCCT from Caldalkalibacillus thermarum encodes the following:
- a CDS encoding asparaginase, which gives rise to MSKKRILIIHTGGTIAMSQDQTSGAVVPTDEHPLNDVHTVLEPYAHIKVDHYLNLPSPHITPQLMLELAQKIKAELKSNGWDGVVVTHGTDTLEETAYMLDLLHDGHQPVIVTGAMRSSNELSADGPLNLVQSVRVAAHEEAKGKGVLVVFNDEIHTAKNVTKTHTSNISTFQSPQYGPIGITTKHGIYFHHKPIRRDRYDVNKLSKKVILLKAVAGMEADWVEQIARSGVDGLVFEAFGQGNLPVTVLPAVEKLIQQGIPIVMVSRCFNGIVEGLYGYKGGGKQLKEMGVIFSNGLNGPKARLKLMVALELTTDREELQEIFLR
- a CDS encoding Glu/Leu/Phe/Val family dehydrogenase, giving the protein MGDKAEESKNAQESMNLLQSTQMVIKEALDKLGYPEQVYELLKEPIRMLTVRIPVRMDDGSVKVFTGYRAQHNDAVGPTKGGIRFHPDVTEDEVKALSIWMSLKAGIVDLPYGGGKGGIVCDPRKMSFRELERLSRGYVRAISQIVGPTKDIPAPDVFTNSQIMAWMMDEYSRIKEFDSPGFITGKPLVLGGSHGRESATAKGVTICIREAAKKKGIRLEDSRVVIQGFGNAGGYLAKFMHDAGAKVIGISDAHGALYNPEGLDIDYLLDRRDSFGTVTNLFKDTITNQELLELDCDILVPAAIENQITAKNAHNIKAKIVVEAANGPTTLEATKILTERGILIVPDVLASAGGVTVSYFEWVQNNQGYYWSEEEVEKRLEEKMVKAFENVYQTARTRKVDMRLAAYMVGVRKMAEASRFRGWV
- a CDS encoding genetic competence negative regulator translates to MKLERLNQDKIRIFLTFDDLMERGINKEDIWQDIPKIHELFHDMMNQAYQELDFEVNGPVAVEVYSLPAQGMVVIVTRGRGAVDAVRDEEHEDMQDYYELEVTLDESDDILFVFNELDDCIQVAHKLAPFLEGDGTLYKYNDRYYLLFEDLVVEDEVYELFIALLSEFGEPSTQSKYVLNEYGTVIIKERAVETICRYFKP